The stretch of DNA TTCATGGCCGATCAGGATCAGTCCGATGCAGATCATCTGCGGCAACAGCCCGGCATAGCCGAGCGCGCGCGCGGCGGGGGAGAGTCGGTTTTTTCCGTCCATGGCGCCACAAAGCCTGTCACCCGCGCCGGTTCCCGCCGATCTTGCACAGCGGACGGCTTTGCGCCAGTCGATGGGGCATGGATTTGTTCGATCTCACCGGCCGCTCGGCGGTCATCACCGGCGGAAACGGGGGCCTCGGCCTCGCAATGGCGCGCGGGCTCGCCAAGGCGGGAGCGAATATTGCGATCTGGGCGCGCAATGCGGACAAGAACGCCGCTGCCTGCGCGGAACTGCGCGGCCTCGGCAAGGGCGAGGTGATCGCCCTTGCCTGCGACGTCGCCGAGGAAGCCGAGATCGCAGCGGCGCTGAAAGAGACGCTCGCCGCGCTGGGCCGGGTCGACGTGTGCTTCGCCAATGCCGGCATTTCGGGCGCAGGTACGGCCATCCCCGACATCACGGCGCAAGGCTGGGACCACACCCTGGCGATCAACACCCGCGGCGCGGCGCTGGTCTACAAGCACGTCACGCGCCACATGATCGCGCGCGCCGCGGAAGGCGATGCTGGCGGCAAGCTGATCGCGACCTCCTCGGGCCAGTCGATCATGGGCGTCAACCGCTCGTCGGACTATGCCGCCTCCAAGGCCGCGCTCAACGGCCTCACCCGCGCCGCCGCCTTCGAACTCGCGCGCCACCGGATCACCGCCAACGCGCTGCTTTTCGGATATTACGAGACCGACATCACCGCAAAGGCCGACCCGCGCTTTGGCGAGTGGATGGCGAAGCGCATCCCGCTGCGCCGCCCCGGCGATCACGCGGGGCTGGAAGGGCTGGCGGTCTTCTTCGCCTCGCCCCATTCGGATTACATCACCGGGCAATGCCTGCCGGTCGACGGGGGTCTATGCATCAGCTGAACGGCTCCCCATTTCCGCCGGAACAGGCCCCTGCCCCGCTCGTTACGGATGCAAGCCTCTCAGCGAATGGAAAGCCCCTACGTGGCCGATAACGACCAGACCCCCGACTTCACCGACCTGCCCGAAGACCGTGCCCGGCAACGCGCCGTGCCAGCAGGGCGGATCGCGCGCATCGGCACCTTCGGGCGGCTGGTGGGCGGCGTCGCCAGCGGCATGGTGGCAGAGGGCGCGCGCCGCCTCGCCAGTGGTGAAGGCATTTCGGCACGCGACCTGATCCTCACCCCCGGCAATGTCCAGCGCATGACCGACCGGCTCAGCCACCTGCGCGGAGCGGCGATGAAGATGGGGCAGATGATCAGCCTCGACGCGGGCGATTTCCTGCCCGAGGAACTGTCCAGGATCCTCGCCACCTTGCGCGATCAGGCCAATTTCATGCCGACCAGGCAGCTCGACCAGGTGCTGCGCGCCGAGTGGGGGCCTGATTGGCGGAAGGCATTCCGCTGGTTCAACCCCCGCCCCATCGCCGCCGCCAGCATCGGCCAGGTGCACAAGGCACTGACCCGCGACGGCGAGGAACTGGCGATCAAGGTGCAATATCCCGGTGTCGCCAAAAGCATCGACAGCGATGTCGACAACGTGATGACCCTGCTGCGCGTCGCCGGTTTCGCTCCGCCCGAGCTCGAGATGGACAAGCTGATGGCAGCGGCCAAGCAGCAGCTGCACGAAGAGGCCGATTACCAGCGCGAAGGCGCGCAGATGGCGATGTACCGCGAGCGGCTGGCAGACACCCCCGGCTTCGTCGTCCCGCGCCTTCACGAAGGCCTGACCCGCGGCTCGATCCTCGCGATGAGCTTCGAGGAAGGTGTCAGCATCGAGGAACTCGCCAACGAGCCGCCCGAACGCCGCGATGCCGTGTTCGCCAACCTGATCCGGCTGGTGGCGCGCGAACTGTTCGAATTCGGGGTGATGCAGACCGATCCCAACTTCGCCAATTTCCGCTACCGGCGCGAGACGGGCGAAATCGTGCTGCTCGATTTCGGGGCTTGCCGCCCGGTCGATCCGGCGGTCTCCAACGGCTATCGCAAAATGCTCGAAGCGGGGCTCAGAGGCAATGCCGAGGAAGTGCTCAAGGCCACGATCGAAGCGGGCTTCATGATGCCGATCGTCGCCGAAAAGCACCCTGAGCGGGTGAATCGGATGATCGACATCGTCATCAATGAAATGCGCGAAGATGCCCCCTTCGATTTCGGCGACCGCGCCTTTATCCCGCTGCTGCGCGAGGAAGGCTATGCCATCGCGCAGGACAAGGACACCTGGGCCTTCCCGCCGATCGAGACGCTGTTCGTGCAGCGCAAGGTTTCGGGCACGGCGCTGCTCGGCGCGCGATTGAAGGCCAAGGTCAATATCCGACGCATCACCGAGGAGGTGCTGGCGAGCACGGCCC from Porphyrobacter sp. YT40 encodes:
- a CDS encoding SDR family oxidoreductase; the encoded protein is MDLFDLTGRSAVITGGNGGLGLAMARGLAKAGANIAIWARNADKNAAACAELRGLGKGEVIALACDVAEEAEIAAALKETLAALGRVDVCFANAGISGAGTAIPDITAQGWDHTLAINTRGAALVYKHVTRHMIARAAEGDAGGKLIATSSGQSIMGVNRSSDYAASKAALNGLTRAAAFELARHRITANALLFGYYETDITAKADPRFGEWMAKRIPLRRPGDHAGLEGLAVFFASPHSDYITGQCLPVDGGLCIS
- a CDS encoding AarF/ABC1/UbiB kinase family protein, whose protein sequence is MESPYVADNDQTPDFTDLPEDRARQRAVPAGRIARIGTFGRLVGGVASGMVAEGARRLASGEGISARDLILTPGNVQRMTDRLSHLRGAAMKMGQMISLDAGDFLPEELSRILATLRDQANFMPTRQLDQVLRAEWGPDWRKAFRWFNPRPIAAASIGQVHKALTRDGEELAIKVQYPGVAKSIDSDVDNVMTLLRVAGFAPPELEMDKLMAAAKQQLHEEADYQREGAQMAMYRERLADTPGFVVPRLHEGLTRGSILAMSFEEGVSIEELANEPPERRDAVFANLIRLVARELFEFGVMQTDPNFANFRYRRETGEIVLLDFGACRPVDPAVSNGYRKMLEAGLRGNAEEVLKATIEAGFMMPIVAEKHPERVNRMIDIVINEMREDAPFDFGDRAFIPLLREEGYAIAQDKDTWAFPPIETLFVQRKVSGTALLGARLKAKVNIRRITEEVLASTAPLPLAAA